In Anaerolineales bacterium, one DNA window encodes the following:
- the ilvD gene encoding dihydroxy-acid dehydratase, whose amino-acid sequence MRSDTVKKGFDKAPHRALLRATGLQDDDFNKPFVAIVNSYVDVVPGHVHLQEFGKLVKDAVRAAGGVPFEFNTIGVDDGIAMGHAGMKYSLPSRELIADCVETMIEAHRFDAMVCIPNCDKIVPGMLLAAMRVNVPTIFVSGGAMKAGMTPDGETIDLISVFEGVGAFSAGKIDEERLSILEKFACPSCGSCSGMFTANSMNCLMEVLGLALPYNGSALAKTPEREDLARRAAAQIMTLIERDIKPRDIVTADAIDDAFALDMAMGGSTNTVLHTLALANEAGVDYPLERINAVADKVPHICKVSPAGKWHMEDVHRAGGIPAILNEVQRGTGMLHLDRITVTGKILGESIQGCDIKDEEVIRRYDNAHSKRGGLSILFGNLAPNGAVVKVGGVSEAMMKFEGPAVIFESQDEAMAGILAGKVKAGDCVVVRYEGPKGGPGMQEMLSPTSVIMGQGLGDKVALITDGRFSGGTRGACIGHVSPEAAAGGPIAALKAGDLVQIDLAARKLDVKLSEAEIQSRLKALPPFESKVTSKWLKRYSYFVTSADTGAVLQS is encoded by the coding sequence ATGCGATCAGATACAGTCAAGAAGGGTTTTGATAAAGCGCCGCACCGCGCGTTGTTGCGCGCCACGGGCTTGCAGGACGACGATTTCAACAAGCCGTTCGTTGCCATCGTCAATTCATATGTGGATGTGGTTCCCGGGCATGTGCATTTGCAGGAGTTCGGCAAACTGGTGAAGGATGCCGTCCGTGCGGCGGGCGGCGTGCCGTTCGAGTTCAACACCATCGGCGTGGATGACGGCATCGCGATGGGTCACGCGGGAATGAAGTACTCGCTTCCCTCTCGTGAACTAATTGCTGACTGCGTCGAGACCATGATCGAAGCTCATCGATTCGACGCGATGGTCTGCATTCCGAACTGCGACAAGATCGTGCCTGGCATGCTGCTGGCTGCCATGCGCGTGAACGTGCCGACTATCTTTGTCTCTGGCGGCGCGATGAAAGCGGGGATGACTCCCGATGGCGAGACGATCGATTTGATCTCCGTTTTTGAGGGTGTTGGTGCATTCTCGGCGGGGAAGATCGATGAGGAGCGATTATCCATTTTGGAAAAATTTGCCTGCCCATCCTGCGGCTCGTGCTCCGGGATGTTTACCGCGAACTCAATGAACTGTCTTATGGAAGTTCTCGGTCTGGCTCTACCCTATAACGGTTCTGCCTTGGCGAAGACGCCCGAGCGTGAGGATTTGGCGCGTAGGGCTGCGGCGCAGATCATGACCTTGATCGAGCGTGATATCAAGCCGCGTGACATCGTCACTGCGGATGCCATTGACGATGCGTTTGCGCTGGATATGGCGATGGGCGGTTCGACGAATACCGTGCTGCACACATTGGCCTTGGCGAATGAAGCCGGCGTGGACTATCCGCTGGAGCGCATCAATGCTGTTGCAGACAAGGTGCCGCATATCTGCAAGGTAAGTCCGGCGGGTAAATGGCACATGGAAGATGTGCACCGCGCGGGCGGAATCCCTGCAATATTGAACGAAGTCCAACGAGGGACGGGGATGTTGCATCTTGACCGCATCACGGTCACTGGCAAGATCTTGGGGGAATCAATTCAAGGCTGCGATATCAAAGATGAAGAAGTAATCCGACGTTATGATAACGCTCATTCCAAGCGCGGAGGCTTATCCATTCTGTTTGGCAATCTTGCGCCAAATGGTGCGGTTGTTAAAGTCGGAGGGGTGAGCGAGGCGATGATGAAGTTCGAGGGGCCTGCTGTCATTTTTGAGTCACAAGATGAGGCAATGGCGGGGATTTTGGCTGGCAAGGTCAAAGCCGGTGATTGTGTTGTGGTTCGTTACGAAGGACCGAAAGGTGGACCTGGGATGCAGGAGATGTTATCACCCACGTCCGTGATCATGGGACAGGGGCTCGGCGATAAGGTCGCGCTCATTACAGATGGTCGTTTCAGCGGCGGGACGCGGGGTGCGTGCATCGGTCATGTCTCACCTGAGGCGGCGGCGGGTGGTCCGATTGCGGCGCTCAAAGCCGGGGATCTAGTCCAGATTGATTTGGCGGCACGCAAACTCGACGTTAAGTTGAGCGAGGCGGAGATCCAGAGTCGGCTTAAGGCGCTGCCTCCGTTCGAGTCCAAGGTCACATCGAAGTGGTTGAAGCGGTATTCGTATTTTGTCACCAGCGCGGATACAGGCGCGGTTCTTCAATCGTAG
- a CDS encoding aspartate kinase, with translation MQKTLVMKFGGTSVGSTDAMQSTMQIIREAKKDWDRIVVVTSAMSGVTNLLLDSAASASHGKVDSLSEAESTLREKHFTAAETLIRDEKLCEATKAGINTLIQSLVDLCKAIAVLGEASPRAMDAVVSLGERMSIRLLGAVVNDADIHAKAVESTEFIVTNANYQNAHPDFKATTKKTREILHPLMDAGIIPIITGFIGATPEGTITTLGRGGSDYSAAIIGAVLPADDVWIWTDVDGVMTTDPRIVKEAQTLPEISYNEIAELAYYGAKVLHPKTIRPVLDAGIGLRICNTFNPSHPGTRLTATIKNNGKVNGKVIKAVTAIRKQRLITIEGRGMLGVPGVAARAFGAVASTGTSVPLITQASSEQSICFAVPSELTLTVLSALEKSFSREIEDDDIDRVWATEDVSIITVVGAGMRHTPGVSGRVFSKLGDDGVNVLAIAQGSSEVSISLVVEAVDTENAVKALHELIIQ, from the coding sequence ATGCAAAAAACGCTTGTGATGAAATTCGGAGGAACATCTGTCGGTTCAACCGATGCGATGCAATCCACCATGCAGATCATTCGGGAAGCGAAAAAGGATTGGGATCGCATCGTCGTGGTGACGTCTGCCATGTCCGGCGTGACGAACCTGCTATTGGACTCGGCCGCTTCCGCTTCGCACGGGAAGGTTGATTCGCTTTCAGAGGCCGAATCCACACTGAGAGAGAAACACTTCACCGCCGCCGAGACGCTCATCAGGGATGAGAAACTGTGCGAAGCAACAAAAGCCGGGATCAACACGCTCATCCAATCCCTTGTAGATCTGTGCAAAGCCATCGCCGTGCTTGGCGAAGCCAGTCCGCGCGCGATGGATGCGGTAGTGTCACTCGGAGAACGGATGAGCATCCGTTTATTGGGGGCTGTTGTGAATGATGCAGACATCCACGCCAAAGCGGTTGAGTCGACGGAGTTCATCGTCACCAATGCAAATTATCAGAACGCCCATCCGGACTTCAAAGCCACGACCAAAAAAACGCGTGAGATTTTGCATCCATTGATGGATGCTGGCATTATTCCCATTATCACTGGCTTTATCGGCGCAACGCCTGAAGGCACAATTACCACGCTCGGGCGCGGCGGCAGTGACTACTCCGCCGCCATCATCGGCGCAGTCCTCCCTGCGGATGATGTGTGGATCTGGACCGATGTGGACGGCGTGATGACCACCGATCCGCGCATTGTGAAGGAAGCGCAAACTCTTCCAGAAATCAGCTACAACGAAATCGCGGAACTGGCCTATTACGGTGCAAAGGTCCTGCATCCAAAAACCATCCGACCCGTGTTGGATGCGGGCATTGGCCTGCGGATTTGCAACACGTTCAATCCCAGCCATCCCGGCACACGGTTGACCGCCACCATCAAAAACAATGGCAAAGTGAATGGCAAGGTCATCAAAGCTGTGACTGCCATCCGCAAGCAAAGGCTGATCACCATTGAGGGGCGCGGTATGTTGGGCGTCCCCGGCGTGGCGGCGCGCGCCTTTGGGGCAGTAGCATCCACAGGGACGAGCGTTCCGCTAATCACGCAGGCTTCTTCCGAACAGTCCATTTGTTTTGCCGTGCCATCCGAACTTACTCTCACAGTTTTATCTGCCCTCGAAAAATCCTTTTCCCGCGAAATCGAAGACGATGATATTGACCGCGTTTGGGCAACGGAGGACGTTTCAATCATCACCGTTGTCGGTGCAGGGATGCGGCACACGCCCGGCGTTTCAGGCAGGGTCTTTAGCAAACTTGGGGATGACGGTGTGAACGTTCTCGCCATCGCGCAAGGGTCTTCAGAAGTTTCTATTTCCCTCGTCGTCGAGGCGGTAGATACGGAGAATGCAGTGAAAGCACTGCATGAATTGATTATCCAATAA
- the asd gene encoding aspartate-semialdehyde dehydrogenase translates to MSQSQISVAVLGATGSVGQRFISLLDNHPWFKVVALAASDRSAGQKYSQATRWVLDTPMPDYARDMVIVPASTDAVQAKIVFSALHTEIANELEPAFAKAGAAVCSNASSYRRGEDVPLLLPEINAEHIQLVKQQRKNKGWSGCIVTNPNCTSTGLTIALKALDEAFGVKKVFMVSLQALSGAGYPGVPSLDIMDNIIPNVGNGGEEEKVEWEPRKMLGKFYEGKIDMADIAFSAHTNRVAVIDGHTVCASVQLDKSVEPEMAIQALRDYAAAPSARELPSSPRPVIEVRDEADRPQPRLDRMAGKGMMTVVGRVRRDPILDLKFVVLSHNTIRGAAGASIYNAELLLNEGLL, encoded by the coding sequence ATGTCCCAATCTCAAATTTCCGTTGCCGTGCTCGGCGCGACAGGTTCTGTTGGTCAAAGATTTATTTCTTTGCTCGACAATCATCCATGGTTCAAGGTGGTGGCGCTCGCCGCGTCGGACCGTTCGGCTGGACAAAAATATTCACAGGCAACACGTTGGGTGTTGGATACGCCCATGCCCGATTATGCGCGCGACATGGTCATCGTCCCTGCCAGCACGGATGCGGTCCAGGCGAAAATCGTCTTTTCGGCGTTGCATACCGAAATTGCAAATGAACTAGAACCTGCATTTGCAAAAGCAGGTGCAGCAGTTTGTTCAAACGCATCATCCTATCGCAGAGGTGAGGATGTGCCGTTGTTATTGCCTGAGATCAATGCAGAGCATATTCAACTGGTGAAGCAACAGCGCAAGAACAAAGGCTGGAGCGGATGCATTGTCACCAACCCGAACTGCACGAGCACAGGTCTGACGATCGCGCTCAAAGCCCTGGATGAAGCCTTCGGCGTGAAAAAAGTTTTCATGGTTTCGTTACAGGCGCTTTCTGGTGCCGGTTACCCTGGCGTGCCATCACTCGACATCATGGATAACATCATCCCAAATGTGGGCAATGGCGGCGAAGAAGAAAAAGTGGAATGGGAGCCGCGCAAGATGCTCGGGAAATTCTATGAAGGCAAGATCGACATGGCAGATATTGCGTTCAGCGCACATACAAATCGGGTGGCTGTCATTGATGGTCATACCGTGTGTGCGAGCGTGCAGTTAGACAAATCCGTAGAGCCGGAAATGGCTATTCAAGCATTACGCGATTATGCGGCGGCGCCGTCAGCGAGGGAACTGCCTTCGTCGCCGCGACCAGTGATCGAGGTCAGAGATGAAGCGGATCGTCCCCAGCCAAGACTTGACCGAATGGCAGGCAAAGGCATGATGACAGTCGTCGGTCGTGTGCGGCGTGATCCCATTCTTGATCTTAAGTTTGTGGTGCTTTCGCACAATACGATCCGCGGTGCGGCGGGTGCATCCATCTATAATGCAGAGTTGTTGTTGAATGAAGGACTATTATGA
- a CDS encoding O-acetylhomoserine aminocarboxypropyltransferase/cysteine synthase — MATQERQFGFSTRQLHSGYDPEATTGSRAAPIYQTTAYDLQSTDRAARLFALQEAGNIYTRIGNPTSNIVEKRIADLEGGIAALEVSSGHAAQTTAILAICEAGDHIVSSSTLYGGTVSQFKYTFPRLGISVTLVDPSDPENFRKAIQPNTKLFFGETIANPFGSIFPIEEVAKIADEFGIPLMIDNTAATPYLCRPFEWGAHIITHSTSKYIGGHGTSIGGAIVDGGKFKWAGSKRHKNFNTPDPSYHDVVYSEDFGPLALISKARAGILRDLGTSQSPFNSWLFIQGLETLSLRMDRHVQNAQAVAEFLADHPKVSWVKYAGLSDHPDHERAKKYVPKGPSAVIGFGVQGGREAGAKFINSLRLFSHVANFGDAKSLAIHPASTTHSQLSDEEQKAAGVSPDFIRLSIGLEDIEDILWDIDQALS; from the coding sequence ATGGCTACACAAGAACGACAATTCGGTTTTTCAACGCGTCAATTGCATTCGGGTTATGACCCCGAAGCGACGACGGGCAGCCGCGCCGCGCCGATCTATCAGACCACGGCGTATGATCTGCAAAGCACAGACCGCGCCGCGCGTTTGTTCGCGCTGCAGGAAGCGGGCAACATTTACACACGCATCGGCAACCCGACCTCGAACATTGTTGAGAAACGTATTGCTGATCTCGAAGGCGGCATCGCGGCATTGGAAGTGAGTTCGGGTCACGCCGCGCAGACGACCGCCATTCTTGCCATTTGCGAAGCGGGCGATCACATCGTATCTTCGTCCACGTTATATGGCGGGACGGTCAGTCAATTCAAGTACACCTTTCCACGTTTGGGAATCAGCGTGACGTTGGTTGACCCGTCCGACCCTGAAAATTTCCGCAAGGCAATTCAACCCAATACAAAACTGTTTTTTGGTGAAACCATCGCCAATCCCTTTGGTAGTATTTTCCCCATCGAAGAAGTGGCGAAAATTGCGGATGAGTTTGGAATTCCTTTGATGATCGACAACACGGCTGCCACACCGTATTTATGCCGTCCGTTCGAATGGGGAGCGCATATCATCACCCACTCCACATCGAAATACATCGGCGGACATGGCACTTCAATCGGCGGTGCGATCGTGGACGGCGGCAAGTTCAAATGGGCTGGCAGCAAACGCCACAAGAATTTCAACACACCTGACCCTTCGTATCATGATGTTGTTTATTCAGAAGATTTTGGTCCACTGGCGTTGATTTCGAAGGCGCGCGCTGGCATTTTGCGCGACCTTGGCACCAGTCAATCGCCATTCAATTCATGGCTGTTCATTCAGGGACTCGAAACTTTGTCCCTGCGCATGGACCGTCACGTGCAGAACGCGCAAGCCGTGGCAGAATTTTTGGCAGACCATCCCAAAGTCAGTTGGGTGAAGTATGCAGGTTTGTCCGATCATCCCGATCACGAACGCGCAAAGAAATATGTCCCCAAAGGTCCAAGCGCAGTCATCGGCTTCGGCGTCCAAGGCGGACGCGAAGCGGGCGCAAAGTTCATTAACAGCCTGAGGCTGTTCAGCCATGTCGCCAACTTCGGCGATGCCAAGTCGCTCGCCATTCATCCCGCCAGCACCACACACTCCCAGCTTTCGGATGAGGAACAGAAAGCTGCAGGTGTCAGTCCTGATTTTATTCGTCTCTCCATAGGTCTTGAAGATATCGAAGATATTCTTTGGGATATCGACCAGGCGCTATCATAA
- a CDS encoding homoserine O-succinyltransferase, which yields MPVKIPATLPARATLERENIFIMDEDRALHQDIRPLRVSILNLMPTKITTETQLLRLLSNSALQVEVTLLHTATHESKNTNADHLLNHYLTYEDVKHEKFDGLIVTGAPVEQMPFEEVDYWNELTQIFDWAETIQVN from the coding sequence ATGCCTGTAAAAATCCCCGCCACCCTGCCCGCCCGCGCGACACTTGAACGCGAGAATATCTTCATCATGGATGAAGATCGTGCGCTTCATCAAGATATTCGCCCTCTACGCGTTTCGATTCTGAATCTGATGCCAACCAAGATCACCACCGAGACCCAGCTTTTACGTCTACTCTCCAACTCGGCGCTTCAGGTCGAGGTCACGCTGCTGCACACCGCCACGCACGAATCAAAAAATACTAATGCGGACCATCTGCTCAATCACTATCTCACCTATGAAGATGTGAAACATGAAAAATTCGATGGGCTGATCGTCACGGGCGCGCCCGTCGAGCAGATGCCATTCGAAGAAGTCGATTATTGGAATGAGCTCACTCAAATCTTTGATTGGGCAGAGACTATTCAGGTTAACTGA
- a CDS encoding transposase: protein MATTWARTGKRPVFRRVTKDRRALSTAVALTLTGKIYKKCFEGSIKSDNLIEALEHLRRQVPGKIILIWDRARIHLSKLTKAYLCQHPEIMIEELPAYAPQLNPEEYCHGNVKQHLRNARPTSKEEIRSMLDRGFARLRRRPDLLLGFFHAAGLSVRQLQLT, encoded by the coding sequence TTGGCTACGACGTGGGCTCGGACTGGCAAGAGACCCGTTTTTCGACGGGTAACCAAAGATCGTCGAGCGCTATCGACAGCCGTAGCGCTGACACTTACAGGCAAGATCTACAAGAAATGTTTTGAAGGTTCGATAAAAAGCGATAACTTGATTGAGGCACTTGAACACCTCCGTAGGCAGGTACCTGGAAAAATCATCTTGATCTGGGATCGAGCCCGTATTCATCTTAGCAAGCTCACCAAAGCTTATCTCTGCCAGCATCCTGAGATCATGATTGAAGAGTTACCTGCTTACGCTCCACAGCTCAATCCGGAAGAGTATTGTCACGGAAATGTTAAACAACATCTCAGAAATGCTCGTCCAACTTCTAAAGAGGAGATTCGCTCAATGCTTGATCGTGGTTTTGCTCGCTTGCGTCGTCGACCAGACTTACTTCTTGGCTTCTTTCATGCCGCCGGTCTTTCTGTTAGGCAACTTCAGTTAACCTGA
- a CDS encoding winged helix-turn-helix domain-containing protein: MEERRLEGGRLLKAGKMSKAEISRHLGVSRATVGQWARIIETKGMRGLQKRKAAGSEPKLSNPQKQSLKRKLERGALANGYPTDRWTLDRVQKLIKREFDVTYHPNYLNRLLRKLGFSPQKPMPQAIEQEKELVEAWLLGDWPRIKKVTSSQSKNRILG, encoded by the coding sequence ATGGAAGAAAGACGGCTTGAAGGTGGACGGCTGTTGAAAGCTGGAAAAATGTCAAAAGCCGAAATCTCAAGACACCTCGGAGTAAGCCGGGCCACGGTCGGCCAATGGGCCAGAATCATAGAAACAAAAGGTATGCGCGGACTCCAAAAAAGAAAAGCGGCTGGTAGCGAGCCGAAGTTGAGTAATCCACAAAAGCAAAGCTTAAAGAGGAAGCTGGAACGAGGGGCTTTGGCGAATGGATATCCAACTGATCGCTGGACATTGGACCGTGTCCAAAAATTGATCAAAAGAGAATTTGATGTCACTTATCATCCGAATTACCTCAATCGATTGTTGCGCAAACTAGGTTTCAGTCCACAAAAGCCAATGCCACAGGCTATTGAACAGGAAAAAGAGTTAGTGGAAGCTTGGTTGCTAGGAGATTGGCCAAGGATAAAAAAAGTCACATCGTCTCAAAGCAAAAATCGTATTTTGGGATGA
- a CDS encoding homoserine O-succinyltransferase, with translation MNNVESTFHICWGAQAGLYHRYEIPKYDLPHKMFGVFEHRILNRTLRHAQGSAPSLLRGFDDIFLAPHSRHTEIRRADIEKRPELQILAESDDAGVYIVGSKDGRNLFIMGHSEYDPLTLKAEYDRDVNKGLPIHVPKNYYPDDDPQREPTVRWRGHANLLYSNWLNYYVYQVTPYDVNKIPQ, from the coding sequence CTGAATAATGTCGAATCCACCTTTCACATTTGCTGGGGAGCGCAGGCGGGACTTTACCACCGCTACGAAATCCCAAAATATGACCTGCCCCACAAAATGTTCGGCGTCTTCGAGCACCGCATTCTCAATCGGACCCTTCGACACGCTCAGGGCAGCGCCCCAAGCCTGCTGCGCGGTTTCGACGACATTTTTCTCGCTCCCCACTCCCGTCATACCGAGATCCGCCGCGCAGACATTGAGAAGCGCCCTGAGTTACAGATCCTTGCCGAATCCGATGACGCGGGCGTGTACATCGTCGGGTCGAAAGATGGACGTAACCTCTTCATCATGGGTCATTCGGAATATGATCCGCTCACCCTCAAAGCCGAATATGACCGTGACGTTAATAAAGGGTTGCCCATCCACGTCCCCAAGAATTACTATCCCGACGATGACCCACAACGAGAACCCACTGTCCGCTGGCGTGGACATGCGAACCTGTTATATTCCAACTGGTTGAATTATTATGTCTATCAAGTCACGCCGTATGACGTGAACAAGATTCCCCAATAG
- a CDS encoding GNAT family N-acetyltransferase, with translation MAKITLRPVTEADLSILFQQQLDPEAAAMSAYPSKDRGEFMRHWEGILKNKSLTARTIIYKEKVAGHILCWKEGKYEQRVGYWIGREFWRRGIASAAVIEFLEQVKIRPLYAEVVNHNVASKRVLEKNGFIIHDEGAKISKFKLD, from the coding sequence TTGGCAAAAATCACCCTGCGTCCCGTCACCGAAGCGGATTTGTCCATCCTTTTTCAACAGCAACTTGACCCAGAAGCGGCTGCCATGTCCGCCTACCCATCAAAAGATCGGGGCGAGTTCATGCGCCACTGGGAAGGGATATTGAAAAATAAAAGTTTGACCGCGCGAACCATTATCTATAAAGAGAAGGTTGCGGGTCACATCCTTTGCTGGAAAGAGGGAAAGTACGAGCAGCGAGTCGGTTATTGGATTGGCAGGGAATTTTGGCGCAGGGGAATCGCCAGCGCGGCGGTGATAGAATTTCTAGAACAAGTCAAAATCCGCCCACTGTATGCGGAAGTGGTAAATCACAACGTCGCCTCAAAGCGCGTGTTGGAGAAAAATGGATTCATTATTCACGACGAAGGCGCGAAAATTTCAAAATTCAAACTTGATTAA
- a CDS encoding 5'-3' exonuclease H3TH domain-containing protein: MKIHLVDGTYELFRAHFGAPPKKPTSGQEVGATLGLLRSMLLLLSDPEVTHVAVAFDHVIESFRNKMYAGYKSSAGVDPVILNQFPLAEKAVSALGLVVWPMVKFEADDAIATAVAKFKKVKSVEQIVICSVDKDLTQMVDGDRVICWDRRREILLNEKGVTEKFGVAPESIPDFLALVGDSADGYPGIQGWGEKSTATVLAKYRHIENIPNDPTKLGLSVGRATTLLENLQKNYKDALLFRELSTLRMDMPLKETLADLKWQGATPRLKRVCKELGSESILERVKKWE, translated from the coding sequence ATGAAGATCCATTTGGTTGACGGTACCTATGAATTATTCCGTGCCCATTTTGGCGCGCCGCCTAAAAAACCCACAAGTGGACAGGAAGTCGGCGCCACTCTTGGATTGCTGCGCAGTATGCTCTTGCTCCTCTCTGACCCCGAAGTGACGCATGTCGCGGTTGCCTTTGACCATGTCATCGAGTCGTTTCGCAACAAGATGTATGCAGGCTACAAATCAAGCGCAGGCGTTGACCCTGTCATCTTGAATCAATTTCCACTGGCGGAAAAGGCAGTATCCGCTTTAGGTCTGGTGGTCTGGCCCATGGTCAAGTTTGAAGCGGACGATGCGATTGCGACAGCGGTTGCGAAGTTCAAAAAGGTCAAATCGGTGGAACAGATCGTCATCTGTTCGGTGGATAAGGATTTGACTCAAATGGTGGACGGCGACCGTGTCATCTGTTGGGACAGACGCCGCGAGATTCTATTGAATGAAAAAGGCGTGACTGAAAAATTTGGTGTGGCTCCAGAGTCCATTCCCGATTTTCTGGCGCTCGTGGGTGACTCTGCCGATGGCTACCCCGGCATTCAAGGCTGGGGTGAGAAGTCCACGGCGACGGTGTTGGCGAAGTACAGGCATATCGAAAATATTCCGAATGACCCAACCAAACTTGGTTTGAGTGTGGGGCGTGCCACGACCTTACTTGAGAATCTGCAGAAGAATTACAAGGATGCCTTGCTGTTTAGAGAGTTGTCCACATTGCGAATGGATATGCCTTTGAAGGAAACATTGGCAGATTTGAAATGGCAGGGAGCAACTCCGCGTTTGAAGAGGGTTTGTAAAGAGTTGGGCAGTGAAAGTATTTTGGAACGTGTCAAGAAGTGGGAGTAG
- a CDS encoding DUF2200 domain-containing protein, which produces MKDNPNHRLFGMKFADVYPLYVKKAERKNRTKAEVDQIIFWLTGYDHAGLQQQINKGNSFETFFDQAPAFNPNSALIKGVVCGVRVEEIGNLLMKKIRYLDKLIDELAKGKAMEKIFRQ; this is translated from the coding sequence ATGAAAGATAACCCTAATCATCGGCTATTTGGAATGAAATTTGCAGATGTATATCCGTTATATGTTAAAAAAGCGGAACGCAAAAACCGCACGAAAGCGGAAGTTGACCAAATTATCTTTTGGCTGACGGGCTATGACCATGCAGGGCTTCAACAGCAAATTAATAAAGGGAATAGTTTTGAAACCTTTTTTGACCAAGCGCCAGCCTTTAATCCAAATAGTGCGCTGATCAAGGGGGTGGTGTGTGGTGTTCGTGTGGAAGAGATCGGAAATCTGCTGATGAAAAAAATTCGCTATTTAGATAAACTGATCGACGAACTCGCAAAAGGAAAAGCGATGGAGAAGATTTTTCGGCAGTAA
- a CDS encoding DUF1801 domain-containing protein: MPNSNFPKIGAPATRALEAAGYTNLKQLTKVTEAELAQLHGMGPKALGILCEALQAEGLSFKQGKAGEKLRKKGSPVSRTDQVEEFLRELGHPLKAEVEAVRTIIKSVNKDINEEIKWKAPSFNYKGEYLVTFNLWETKRIFLVFHNPLIPQVKSKILEGDYKDRRKAYFADMQDIRAKKPLLEKALKDLIKLIELG, from the coding sequence ATGCCGAATTCTAATTTCCCCAAAATCGGCGCGCCAGCCACCCGCGCCTTGGAAGCGGCGGGATATACGAATCTGAAGCAATTGACCAAAGTCACTGAAGCGGAACTTGCTCAGTTGCATGGGATGGGACCGAAAGCACTTGGCATTCTATGTGAAGCGTTGCAGGCGGAAGGCTTATCGTTCAAACAGGGCAAGGCAGGGGAGAAGTTGAGAAAGAAAGGCTCGCCTGTCAGTCGCACTGATCAGGTGGAGGAATTTCTGCGGGAACTGGGTCACCCGCTCAAAGCGGAGGTGGAAGCGGTGCGTACCATCATCAAGAGTGTTAATAAAGACATCAATGAAGAGATCAAGTGGAAGGCGCCATCCTTCAATTATAAAGGCGAGTATTTGGTGACGTTTAATTTATGGGAGACGAAACGGATATTTTTGGTGTTTCATAATCCGTTGATCCCGCAGGTCAAAAGTAAAATTCTCGAAGGGGATTACAAAGATAGGCGCAAGGCTTATTTTGCGGATATGCAAGATATAAGGGCAAAAAAGCCTCTTCTGGAAAAAGCCTTGAAAGACTTGATCAAGTTGATCGAGTTGGGATAG